A single Acetivibrio cellulolyticus CD2 DNA region contains:
- a CDS encoding GNAT family N-acetyltransferase, whose protein sequence is MKIHTLKITDYDKVYELWQTERMGLNNVDDSRDGMERFLRRNPNTSFVVEIDGKIVGSILCGNDGRSGYIYHACVSREYQNKKIGTRLVEKVFEALKAEGISDITLAVYINNDDGNRFWERMGFRDRDFLRYKNKALVELEWYD, encoded by the coding sequence ATGAAAATACACACACTTAAAATTACCGACTACGACAAGGTTTACGAATTGTGGCAAACAGAACGGATGGGGCTGAATAATGTTGACGACAGTCGCGATGGAATGGAACGATTCTTGCGTCGAAATCCAAATACATCTTTTGTTGTGGAGATTGATGGGAAAATTGTCGGATCAATTCTTTGCGGTAATGACGGGCGAAGCGGCTATATTTACCACGCCTGCGTTTCCCGTGAATATCAAAATAAAAAAATCGGCACGAGGCTTGTTGAAAAGGTATTTGAAGCTCTGAAAGCTGAAGGAATATCCGATATCACACTTGCTGTATACATCAACAATGATGATGGTAACCGTTTCTGGGAACGAATGGGGTTTAGGGATCGTGACTTCCTGCGATATAAAAACAAAGCTCTTGTTGAATTAGAATGGTATGACTAA
- a CDS encoding reverse transcriptase domain-containing protein encodes MYIKHSFTSEQELKDTLDFIYEKSKTGKGFNGILEAAFNEVTIITAIHNIKNNKGANTPGIDGSRMDKYLQMDKNKLIGLIQKSIKDYKPKPVRRTYIKKANGKLRPLGITTVIDKIIQECIRIIIEPICEAKFYPQNFGFRPYRSTNHAMTFAKTLINLNTPQKPIIAIEGDIEGYFDNINHRILLRKLYRIGVKDKRIIVIIKKMLIAGYVYDKEKFQTEKGTVQGGGISPLLANVYLNDFDWTIGRMYHHPKSKHKNECYARTSLKRKGVVPKYLIRYCDDWLIMTTMINEATRILKYLQKYYKYRLKLNLSKEKTLITSLEENRVKFLGYELLAAPPRARPDNKGYKGLVGKFYPNKKKVIAKVDNICKEILKLKSMRDDKMMAAQIERINSIITGAAEYYKVAICSNTYKFMDHRIMQTAYRTFRKIYGKKCKEHLVELAELNNRPHRHEKRKDKTFAVRYDEKWIGITKAYITHSQWDKYNYNQKMTPYCEEGRKLYIIEKNGTKQSPLARPPIYEDVELFKCDEKSLNNFEYYMNREYAYNRDRGRCKICGETLRSNYRHCQRIDGTLPLDKINKVPNLAWFCYNCLNFICFILY; translated from the coding sequence ATGTACATTAAGCACAGCTTCACGAGCGAACAGGAATTAAAAGATACACTTGATTTCATTTATGAGAAAAGCAAAACAGGAAAAGGTTTCAATGGAATACTAGAAGCTGCATTTAACGAAGTAACAATAATTACAGCAATACACAATATAAAAAACAACAAAGGAGCAAACACTCCAGGTATAGATGGCAGCAGGATGGATAAGTACCTGCAAATGGACAAGAACAAGCTGATAGGATTGATACAAAAATCAATAAAGGACTACAAACCGAAGCCTGTCAGAAGAACGTACATAAAGAAGGCAAATGGAAAACTAAGACCTTTAGGAATTACAACGGTAATAGACAAGATAATTCAAGAGTGTATAAGAATAATAATCGAGCCAATATGCGAAGCAAAATTCTATCCTCAAAATTTTGGATTCAGACCATACAGATCAACAAATCATGCAATGACGTTTGCAAAAACACTCATAAATCTCAATACACCTCAAAAGCCGATAATAGCTATAGAAGGAGACATAGAAGGTTACTTTGACAACATAAATCACAGGATACTTCTAAGAAAGCTATACAGGATAGGTGTAAAGGATAAAAGAATCATCGTAATAATTAAGAAAATGCTAATTGCCGGTTATGTATATGATAAAGAGAAGTTCCAAACAGAAAAAGGAACGGTCCAAGGTGGAGGCATATCCCCATTGCTTGCAAATGTATATCTGAATGATTTTGATTGGACAATTGGACGGATGTATCATCATCCAAAATCAAAACATAAGAATGAGTGCTATGCCAGAACAAGCCTTAAAAGAAAAGGTGTAGTTCCAAAGTATTTGATACGTTATTGTGATGATTGGTTAATAATGACCACGATGATAAATGAAGCGACCCGAATTTTGAAATACCTACAAAAGTACTACAAATATCGGTTAAAATTAAACCTTTCCAAAGAAAAGACATTGATAACAAGCCTTGAAGAAAACAGAGTTAAATTTCTCGGATATGAACTGCTGGCAGCCCCACCAAGGGCAAGACCGGATAATAAAGGCTATAAGGGACTGGTTGGGAAATTTTATCCCAACAAAAAGAAAGTTATAGCAAAGGTTGATAACATCTGCAAAGAAATTCTGAAATTGAAATCAATGAGGGATGATAAGATGATGGCAGCGCAAATAGAGAGAATAAACTCAATTATTACAGGAGCAGCGGAATATTATAAAGTAGCTATATGCAGTAATACATACAAATTTATGGATCATAGAATAATGCAGACAGCATATAGAACCTTCCGGAAGATATACGGAAAGAAATGCAAAGAACACCTTGTTGAACTCGCAGAACTAAACAATAGACCACATAGACATGAAAAAAGGAAAGATAAAACATTTGCAGTAAGGTATGATGAAAAATGGATAGGAATAACCAAAGCATACATAACGCATAGTCAATGGGATAAATACAATTACAACCAGAAAATGACACCGTATTGTGAAGAAGGAAGAAAACTTTATATAATAGAGAAGAATGGAACAAAGCAGTCACCACTCGCCCGCCCTCCAATTTATGAGGATGTAGAACTGTTCAAATGCGATGAAAAGAGTTTAAATAATTTTGAGTATTACATGAACAGAGAATACGCCTACAACAGAGATAGGGGGAGATGCAAAATTTGCGGAGAAACTCTGAGAAGCAACTATAGGCACTGTCAAAGAATTGACGGAACATTACCCCTTGATAAAATAAACAAGGTTCCAAATTTAGCGTGGTTTTGTTATAATTGTCTGAATTTTATTTGTTTTATTTTATATTGA
- a CDS encoding reverse transcriptase family protein, with protein MQTSLLGIAQKAKQNKKYKFGNLYELIDKYALLQAWRQINKGAASGVDRERAKEFKKNIETNLEEMLEELKTKKYKARLVKRVFIPKGKDGKRPLGLPVLRDKIIQRAAANIYLHYVLDLWFEKGIKPKCEAEAYY; from the coding sequence ATGCAAACCTCACTGCTGGGAATAGCGCAGAAAGCAAAACAGAATAAGAAATACAAATTTGGGAACTTGTATGAGCTCATAGATAAATATGCATTATTGCAAGCATGGAGACAGATAAACAAAGGTGCAGCATCTGGAGTTGATAGGGAAAGGGCAAAAGAGTTCAAGAAGAACATAGAAACTAATCTTGAGGAAATGCTAGAAGAGCTGAAAACTAAGAAATATAAAGCAAGGTTAGTTAAAAGAGTTTTCATACCAAAAGGAAAAGATGGAAAAAGGCCATTGGGATTACCTGTTTTACGTGATAAAATAATACAAAGAGCAGCAGCGAATATATATCTACACTATGTACTAGACCTGTGGTTTGAGAAAGGTATAAAGCCAAAGTGTGAAGCGGAGGCATATTATTGA
- a CDS encoding IS66 family transposase: KEVKDKPCVAKEGLQFCNRLYSIEHELEDASPDERYEGRLKKSKPILDEFYKWLKQQRPRITPKSATGKAVNYCLNQWDKLNNYLLDGRLYCDNNISERSIKGFVISRKNFLFCNTPSGATSSAMIYSIIETSRANNLKPFEYLTYLLETLPNVDVKDQSVLDSLMPWSDDLPESCRLNNKILQQKE, encoded by the coding sequence CAAAAGAGGTTAAAGATAAACCGTGTGTTGCAAAAGAAGGACTTCAATTTTGCAACAGACTTTATAGTATTGAGCATGAGCTTGAAGATGCGAGCCCAGACGAAAGATATGAAGGCAGACTCAAAAAAAGCAAGCCTATATTGGATGAGTTTTACAAATGGCTCAAGCAGCAAAGACCTCGAATTACACCTAAGAGTGCCACTGGTAAAGCTGTTAATTATTGTTTGAACCAATGGGATAAGCTTAATAATTACTTACTTGATGGTAGACTTTATTGCGATAATAACATTTCGGAACGGAGTATAAAAGGATTTGTTATATCACGTAAAAACTTCCTGTTTTGCAATACTCCAAGCGGAGCTACCTCAAGTGCAATGATTTACAGTATTATTGAAACTTCCAGAGCAAATAATCTTAAGCCTTTTGAATATCTGACTTATTTGCTGGAAACGCTTCCAAATGTAGATGTCAAAGATCAGAGTGTGCTGGATTCCTTAATGCCTTGGTCGGATGATTTGCCTGAATCCTGCAGACTTAATAATAAGATTTTACAACAGAAGGAGTAG
- a CDS encoding VOC family protein produces MKRSMMQIYVIGSGEAVKLYLKAFNGSLGFNVKGSDDSFYHAEIDIFGHILAVAEANDGMNKRITGNTMQFCFHYGEGNEDMVKKAYEILKDGSEILFPLGPCDFSPLMTDFIDKFGVRWCLFV; encoded by the coding sequence ATGAAAAGGTCAATGATGCAAATTTATGTAATAGGGAGTGGGGAAGCTGTAAAGTTGTATTTAAAAGCTTTTAATGGCAGCTTGGGATTTAATGTAAAAGGTTCTGATGACTCATTTTACCATGCAGAAATTGATATTTTTGGTCATATCTTAGCAGTAGCTGAGGCCAATGATGGAATGAATAAAAGGATTACAGGCAACACAATGCAGTTTTGCTTTCATTATGGTGAAGGAAATGAGGATATGGTTAAAAAGGCTTATGAGATACTTAAAGATGGTAGCGAAATCCTTTTTCCTTTAGGTCCATGCGATTTTAGCCCATTGATGACAGACTTCATTGATAAGTTTGGTGTTAGATGGTGTCTTTTTGTATAA